A genomic segment from Bacillus cereus G9842 encodes:
- a CDS encoding DUF4275 family protein — MEFLDVLRKKNMKVRKFQKWGVYFRKRWENNFANHLSDEEKEDIFFYGDKYVCGYLWHIFSYEKKKCLEGIEAESAFHNEVKKECYIFYQHCDEVLLIKDASLLHLDDTLCETDDAYKGDIYIVDKDFTWTFVKTHEHRWCGPYFTKKCW; from the coding sequence ATGGAGTTTTTAGATGTGTTGCGAAAGAAGAATATGAAGGTAAGAAAGTTCCAAAAGTGGGGTGTATATTTTCGGAAGCGCTGGGAGAATAACTTTGCAAACCATTTAAGTGATGAAGAAAAAGAAGACATTTTTTTTTACGGAGATAAGTATGTATGTGGATATCTTTGGCACATATTTAGTTATGAGAAAAAGAAGTGCTTAGAAGGAATAGAAGCAGAGAGCGCGTTTCATAATGAAGTGAAAAAGGAGTGCTACATTTTCTACCAACACTGTGATGAGGTACTATTAATAAAGGATGCGAGTTTATTACATCTGGATGATACATTGTGTGAGACAGATGATGCGTATAAAGGTGATATCTATATTGTAGATAAAGATTTCACTTGGACTTTTGTAAAAACTCATGAACATAGATGGTGTGGTCCCTATTTCACAAAGAAATGTTGGTAG
- the uvrA gene encoding excinuclease ABC subunit UvrA encodes MSKSKDFIVVKGARAHNLKNIDVTIPRNQLVVVTGLSGSGKSSLAFDTIYAEGQRRYVESLSAYARQFLGQMDKPDVDTIEGLSPAISIDQKTTSRNPRSTVGTVTEIYDYLRLLFARIGTPICPNHGIEITSQTVEQMVDRVLEYPERTKLQVLAPIVSGRKGAHVKVLEDIKKQGYVRVRVDGEMLDVSEEITLDKNKKHSIEVVIDRIVVKEGIASRLADSLESALKLGGGRVLIDVMGEEELLFSEHHACPHCGFSIGELEPRMFSFNSPFGACPSCDGLGSKLEVDLELVIPNWDLSLNEHAIAPWEPTSSQYYPQLLQSVCNHYGVDMDVPVKDIPKDLFDKVLYGSGEEKVYFRYVNEFGQVKENEILFEGVIPNIERRYRETSSDYVREQMEKYMAEQACPKCKGGRLKPESLAVFVGDKTIADVTKYSVQEVQEFFSNVELTEKQQKIAHLILREIQERVGFLVNVGLDYLTLSRAAGTLSGGEAQRIRLATQIGSRLTGVLYILDEPSIGLHQRDNDRLIRTLQEMRDLGNTLIVVEHDEDTMMAADYLLDIGPGAGIHGGQVVSAGTPAEVMQDDNSLTGKYLSGKEFIPVPLERRKGDGRKVEIVGAKENNLKNAKMSFPLGTFVAVTGVSGSGKSTMINEVLYKSLAQKLYKAKAKPGTHKEIKGLEHLDKVIDIDQSPIGRTPRSNPATYTGVFDDIRDVFAQTNEAKVRGYQKGRFSFNVKGGRCEACRGDGIIKIEMHFLPDVYVPCEVCHGKRYNRETLEVKYKDKNISEVLGMTIEDGVEFFANIPKIKRKLQTLVDVGLGYMKLGQPATTLSGGEAQRVKLASELHRRSTGRTLYILDEPTTGLHAHDIARLLEVLQRLVESGETVLVIEHNLDVIKTADYIVDLGPEGGDKGGQIVASGTPEQVVKEERSYTGKYLKEILNRDKARMKEKIKEVELSQ; translated from the coding sequence GTGAGTAAGAGCAAGGATTTTATCGTTGTAAAAGGTGCTAGAGCACATAACTTAAAAAATATTGATGTAACCATTCCGAGAAATCAGCTTGTTGTTGTAACGGGATTGTCTGGTTCGGGGAAATCATCATTAGCATTTGATACGATTTATGCAGAAGGGCAGCGCAGATATGTAGAATCGTTATCTGCGTATGCGCGCCAGTTTTTAGGACAAATGGATAAGCCGGATGTAGATACGATTGAAGGATTGTCACCAGCGATTTCAATCGATCAAAAAACGACGAGTCGTAATCCACGTTCAACTGTCGGAACAGTGACGGAGATTTATGATTATTTACGTTTATTATTTGCACGAATTGGTACGCCAATTTGTCCGAATCATGGGATTGAAATTACATCACAAACAGTCGAGCAGATGGTAGACCGTGTTCTTGAATATCCTGAGCGTACGAAATTACAAGTGTTAGCGCCTATCGTGTCTGGGCGTAAAGGAGCGCATGTGAAAGTACTTGAAGATATTAAGAAGCAAGGGTATGTTCGTGTACGTGTTGATGGTGAAATGCTTGATGTGTCTGAAGAGATTACGTTAGATAAAAATAAGAAGCATTCCATTGAAGTTGTAATTGACCGTATTGTTGTAAAAGAAGGAATCGCAAGCCGTCTTGCTGATTCACTTGAAAGTGCATTAAAGCTTGGCGGAGGCCGAGTGTTAATCGATGTAATGGGAGAAGAGGAACTTCTATTTAGTGAACATCATGCTTGTCCGCATTGTGGTTTTTCAATCGGAGAATTAGAGCCGCGTATGTTCTCATTCAACAGTCCGTTCGGAGCATGTCCTTCTTGTGATGGACTTGGTTCAAAGCTAGAGGTAGATTTAGAACTTGTTATTCCGAACTGGGATTTATCATTAAATGAACATGCGATTGCTCCATGGGAACCGACAAGCTCACAATATTACCCACAGCTTTTACAATCTGTATGTAATCATTACGGCGTTGATATGGATGTGCCTGTGAAAGATATACCGAAAGATTTATTTGATAAAGTGTTGTACGGAAGCGGTGAAGAGAAAGTTTATTTCCGCTATGTAAATGAATTTGGTCAAGTAAAGGAAAATGAGATTTTATTTGAAGGTGTTATTCCAAATATCGAACGTCGTTATCGTGAAACGAGTTCTGATTATGTCCGTGAGCAAATGGAAAAGTATATGGCAGAGCAAGCTTGTCCGAAGTGTAAAGGTGGACGCTTAAAGCCTGAGAGTTTAGCTGTTTTCGTTGGTGATAAAACGATTGCTGATGTAACGAAGTATTCTGTTCAAGAAGTACAGGAATTCTTCTCGAATGTGGAGCTAACGGAGAAACAACAAAAAATTGCTCATTTAATTTTAAGAGAAATCCAAGAGCGCGTTGGGTTCTTAGTGAACGTCGGTTTAGATTATTTAACGTTAAGTCGTGCCGCAGGAACTTTATCAGGTGGTGAGGCGCAGCGTATTCGTTTAGCGACGCAAATTGGTTCTCGTCTTACTGGCGTACTTTACATTCTTGATGAGCCTTCTATCGGTTTACATCAGCGCGATAACGATCGTCTTATTCGTACGTTGCAAGAAATGCGCGATTTAGGTAATACATTAATCGTTGTTGAGCATGATGAAGATACAATGATGGCTGCTGATTATTTACTTGATATCGGACCGGGTGCAGGTATTCACGGTGGGCAAGTTGTATCGGCAGGGACACCAGCTGAAGTGATGCAAGATGATAATTCGTTAACAGGAAAATATTTAAGCGGTAAAGAGTTTATTCCAGTTCCACTTGAAAGACGTAAAGGTGACGGACGTAAAGTGGAGATTGTCGGCGCAAAAGAGAATAACTTAAAGAATGCAAAAATGTCATTCCCACTCGGTACGTTTGTAGCGGTAACAGGTGTATCTGGATCAGGTAAAAGTACGATGATTAATGAAGTACTATATAAATCGTTAGCGCAAAAGTTATATAAAGCGAAAGCGAAGCCAGGTACTCATAAAGAGATTAAAGGTCTTGAACATTTAGATAAAGTAATTGATATTGATCAATCGCCAATTGGTCGTACACCACGTTCTAATCCAGCGACGTACACAGGTGTATTCGATGATATTCGTGATGTGTTTGCACAAACGAACGAAGCTAAAGTGCGCGGATATCAAAAAGGACGTTTCAGCTTTAACGTAAAAGGTGGCCGTTGTGAAGCGTGCCGTGGAGATGGAATTATTAAAATCGAAATGCATTTCTTACCAGATGTGTATGTTCCGTGTGAAGTTTGTCACGGTAAACGTTACAACCGTGAAACGTTAGAAGTGAAATATAAAGATAAGAATATTTCTGAAGTGTTAGGGATGACAATTGAAGATGGAGTAGAATTCTTCGCCAATATTCCTAAAATTAAGCGTAAACTTCAAACGCTTGTAGATGTTGGGCTTGGTTATATGAAATTAGGTCAACCAGCAACAACATTATCTGGTGGGGAAGCACAGCGTGTGAAATTAGCTTCTGAATTACACCGCCGTTCTACAGGTCGTACGTTATATATTTTAGATGAGCCAACGACTGGTTTACATGCGCATGATATTGCACGTCTTCTAGAAGTGCTGCAACGTCTTGTTGAGAGTGGTGAGACGGTACTTGTAATTGAACATAATTTAGATGTGATTAAAACAGCTGATTATATCGTTGACCTTGGACCAGAAGGCGGGGACAAAGGTGGACAAATCGTCGCTTCGGGAACGCCAGAGCAAGTAGTAAAAGAAGAGCGCTCGTATACTGGTAAGTATTTAAAAGAGATTTTAAATCGTGATAAAGCAAGAATGAAAGAGAAAATAAAAGAAGTAGAGTTATCGCAATAA
- the uvrB gene encoding excinuclease ABC subunit B, whose translation MEHQFEIISAYSPQGDQPVAIEKLVEGINSGKKKQVLLGATGTGKTFTISNVIKEVQKPTLVMAHNKTLAGQLYSELKDFFPNNAVEYFVSYYDYYQPEAYVPQTDTFIEKDAQINDEIDKLRHSATSALFERDDVIIVASVSCIYGLGSPEEYRELVVSLRVGMEKDRNQLLRELVDVQYGRNDIDFKRGTFRVRGDVVEIFPASLDEHCIRIEFFGDEIDRIREVNALTGEVLAERDHVAIFPASHFVTREEKMKVAIENIEKELEERLKELNDNGKLLEAQRIEQRTRYDLEMMREMGFCSGIENYSRHLTLRPAGATPYTLLDYFPKDFLIVMDESHVSVPQVRAMYNGDQARKQVLVDHGFRLPSALDNRPLMFDEFEEKTNQVIYVSATPGPYELEQSPEVIEQIIRPTGLLDPPIDIRPIEGQIDDLLGEIQDRIAKNERVLITTLTKKMSEDLTDYLKDVGIKVNYLHSEIKTLERIEIIRDLRLGKFDVLVGINLLREGLDIPEVSLVAILDADKEGFLRSERSLIQTIGRAARNENGRVIMYADRITRSMGIAIEETQRRRTIQEAYNEEHGITPKTIQKGVRDVIRATTAAEETETYEATPAKKMTKKEREKTIAKMEAEMKEAAKALDFERAAELRDLLLELKAEG comes from the coding sequence TTGGAACATCAATTTGAAATTATATCAGCGTATTCCCCGCAAGGTGATCAGCCGGTAGCTATAGAGAAGCTTGTAGAGGGAATTAATAGTGGAAAGAAAAAGCAAGTGTTGCTTGGAGCGACAGGAACGGGTAAGACATTTACGATTTCAAATGTCATTAAAGAAGTGCAAAAGCCAACACTTGTTATGGCTCACAATAAAACGTTAGCAGGACAGCTATATAGTGAGTTGAAAGACTTTTTCCCGAATAATGCAGTTGAGTATTTTGTTAGTTATTACGATTATTATCAGCCAGAAGCGTATGTACCACAAACAGATACGTTTATTGAAAAGGACGCGCAGATTAATGATGAAATTGATAAATTGCGTCACTCAGCAACGTCTGCATTATTTGAACGGGACGATGTAATTATCGTTGCGAGTGTTTCGTGTATATATGGTTTAGGTTCTCCTGAAGAATACCGTGAGTTAGTTGTTTCACTTCGAGTTGGTATGGAAAAGGACCGCAATCAATTGCTTCGTGAACTTGTTGATGTGCAGTATGGACGTAATGATATTGATTTCAAGCGTGGTACATTCCGTGTGCGCGGAGATGTAGTTGAAATCTTCCCGGCATCACTTGATGAGCATTGTATCCGAATTGAGTTTTTCGGTGATGAAATCGATCGTATTCGCGAAGTAAATGCGTTAACAGGTGAAGTATTAGCAGAACGTGATCATGTAGCAATCTTCCCAGCATCTCACTTCGTTACACGTGAAGAGAAAATGAAGGTCGCTATTGAAAATATCGAAAAAGAATTAGAAGAGCGTTTAAAGGAGTTAAATGATAACGGTAAGTTGTTAGAAGCGCAGCGTATAGAGCAACGTACACGTTATGATTTAGAAATGATGCGCGAGATGGGCTTTTGTTCAGGGATTGAAAACTATTCCCGTCATTTAACACTTCGTCCAGCAGGTGCAACGCCGTATACGTTATTAGATTATTTCCCGAAAGATTTCTTAATCGTTATGGATGAATCGCACGTATCAGTGCCACAAGTAAGAGCGATGTATAACGGTGACCAAGCACGTAAACAAGTGCTTGTGGATCATGGATTCCGTCTGCCATCGGCTCTAGATAATAGACCGCTCATGTTTGATGAGTTTGAAGAAAAAACAAATCAAGTTATTTACGTTTCAGCAACGCCGGGACCGTATGAGTTAGAGCAGTCACCAGAAGTAATAGAACAAATTATTCGTCCAACAGGGCTTTTAGATCCACCAATCGATATACGACCTATTGAAGGTCAAATTGACGATCTATTAGGAGAAATTCAAGATCGTATTGCAAAAAATGAACGTGTACTAATTACGACTTTAACGAAGAAAATGTCAGAGGATTTAACGGATTACTTAAAAGATGTAGGAATTAAAGTGAACTATCTTCACTCTGAAATTAAAACGTTAGAACGTATTGAAATTATTCGTGACCTTCGCCTTGGTAAGTTTGATGTACTTGTCGGTATTAACTTATTACGAGAAGGATTAGATATTCCAGAAGTATCACTTGTAGCTATTTTAGATGCAGATAAGGAAGGGTTCTTGCGTTCAGAACGTTCGTTAATTCAAACGATTGGTCGTGCGGCGCGTAATGAAAACGGCCGCGTTATTATGTACGCAGATCGCATAACGAGATCGATGGGAATTGCAATTGAAGAAACGCAGCGTCGTCGTACTATACAAGAAGCTTACAATGAAGAGCATGGTATCACGCCGAAAACGATTCAAAAAGGCGTTCGTGATGTAATCCGTGCAACGACAGCGGCTGAAGAGACAGAAACATACGAAGCAACTCCTGCTAAGAAAATGACGAAAAAAGAGCGCGAAAAGACAATTGCGAAGATGGAAGCAGAGATGAAAGAAGCAGCAAAAGCGTTAGACTTCGAGCGTGCAGCTGAACTAAGAGATTTACTATTAGAATTAAAAGCGGAAGGGTGA